The following are encoded in a window of Castanea sativa cultivar Marrone di Chiusa Pesio chromosome 5, ASM4071231v1 genomic DNA:
- the LOC142635573 gene encoding uncharacterized protein LOC142635573: MDLSINQVYRAKRKAREFILGDERLQYGKLRNYVEMIRVTDVGSKALVGLDGCHLKGKFGGHILSAIVRDGNDNIFPVALGAVEQENKDSWVWFLQTFADDIERLDELSLVFISNRQKGLILAMEMLFPTVEHRFCVKHIYSNFKLNFKGLELKAALWRCATTTTVREFEKRMQDLKDLDKEAWEYLADIQPTQWTKSHFTPKAIIDCYVNNLSESFNSMILEVRDKPIIAMLEWIRVRLMTRMYRKRTGIENFTSDICPNIVQKLEQLKFDSKSFSTVPSGCFIYEVDNKYERHVNLERLEDYVHSCYRKDAYVVAYKEMIILLPSQDEWIETNQPALVAPIVYKPLSRPPMKRKKDADEPNNP, encoded by the exons ATGGATTTGAGCATAAATCAAGTGTACAGAGCTAAGAGGAAAGCTAGAGAGTTCATACTAGGTGATGAGAGGTTGCAGTATGGGAAGCTTAGGAACTATGTTGAGATGATAAGAGTAACTGATGTGGGGAGTAAG GCACTTGTAGGATTAGATGGTTGCCATTTGAAAGGAAAGTTTGGTGGACATATATTATCAGCAATTGTAAGGGATGGGAATGACAATATTTTCCCTGTTGCATTAGGTGCAGTTGAGCAAGAAAACAAGGATTCTTGGGTGTGGTTTTTACAAACATTTGCAGATGATATTGAGAGGCTAGATGAGCTGAGTTTGGTGTTCATTTCAAATAGGCAGAAG GGATTGATACTTGCCATGGAGATGTTGTTCCCAACAGTTGAGCATAGATTTTGTGTGAAGCATATTTACAGCAACTTTAAGTTAAACTTCAAGGGTTTAGAATTGAAGGCTGCATTATGGAGGTGTGCTACAACAACAACAGTTAGGGAGTTTGAGAAGAGAATGCAAGATTTGAAGGACTTGGACAAAGAAGCATGGGAGTACCTAGCAGACATCCAACCAACCCAATGGACCAAGTCACATTTCACTCCAAAGGCCATCATCGATTGTTATGTGAACAATCTTAGTGAGTCATTTAATTCTATGATACTGGAAGTTAGGGATAAGCCTATCATTGCCATGCTAGAATGGATTAGAGTTAGGTTGATGACTAGAATGTACAGAAAGAGGACTGGGATTGAAAATTTCACTAGTGACATATGTCCAAACATAGTGCAGAAGCTTGAGCAATTGAAATTTGATTCTAAGTCATTTTCTACTGTTCCATCAGGTTGCTTTATATATGAGGTTGATAATAAGTATGAGAGACATGTG AATCTGGAGAGGCTTGAGGATTATGTGCATTCATGCTATAGAAAGGATGCGTATGTGGTTGCATACAAGGAGATGATTATCCTATTACCTAGCCAAGATGAATGGATTGAAACCAACCAACCTGCCCTTGTTGCTCCAATTGTGTACAAGCCTCTAAGCAGGCCACCaatgaaaaggaagaaagatgcagatgagCCAAACAacccataa